In one Aricia agestis chromosome 21, ilAriAges1.1, whole genome shotgun sequence genomic region, the following are encoded:
- the LOC121737874 gene encoding myrosinase 1-like: MKLLYYLAGSTLLAVCMTYEMSSRTLPENLLLGIGSSAYQYEGAWDTDGRGPCIWDSAAHSIPSFIKDGSTADVTVDFYHHYKDDIQIMKEMGLQFVKISISWTRILPTGYSNKVNLAGIDFYNNVIDELIENNIIPLVTLYHWDLPQIFQDMGGWTNVEIVNLFEDFARVVFDNFGDRVKLWSTINEPLSICAGYESSSVFAPFLELSGTGSYLCAKNMLLAHARVYRLYDENYRQPQQGKIGIIFDAEWYEPLTDSAEDRQAAADYLDFQLGIYANPIFSSTGDFPSSVKEMVGAKSLAQGFIRSRLPELSDEEIEFIKGSADYFGINLYSNIYVYRNASVYTMYSSPSSDDDAGVGQVTDNSWSDSGYTDGNTQVPCSFYKLLMKIKELYNDPIILITENGLSTDGGLDDYDRLAYIRGYLNGVVDAIEDGCNVLTYAVWSLFDNFEWSQGYTRKYGLFEVDFTSPNRTRTARESALFYRYVATTRILDRNTIRCGLHTNL; the protein is encoded by the exons ATGAAGCTATTGTACTATTTGGCCGGAAG caCACTTCTTGCTGTGTGCATGACTTATGAGATGTCTTCAAGGACATTGCCAGAAAACCTTTTACTGGGAATAGGATCGTCAGCTTATCAATACGAAGGTGCTTGGGATACCGATG gCAGAGGACCATGTATATGGGATTCTGCAGCCCATAGTATACCATCGTTTATAAAAGATGGAAGTACTGCTGATGTCACCGTAGATTTCTACCATCACTACAAGGACGATATTCAAATCATGAAAGAAATGGGGTTACAATTCGTCAAAATATCCATATCTTGGACCAGAATTCTACCTACGGGTTACTCTAACAAAGTTAACCTAGCTGGCATCGATTTTTACAATAACGTAATAGATGAacttatagaaaataatataatacctttAGTGACGTTATATCATTGGGATCTGCCGCAGATTTTTCAAGATATGGGTGGCTGGACGAATGTAGAAATAGTAAACTTATTCGAGGACTTTGCTAGAGTAGTTTTCGATAATTTCGGTGATAGAGTTAAGTTATGGAGTACCATTAATGAACCCTTGTCAATTTGTGCCGGGTATGAAAGCTCCTCTGTGTTTGCACCCTTTTTGGAGTTATCAGGCACAGGATCATATTTATGTGCAAAAAATATGCTTCTAGCACATGCTAGAGTATACCGATTATATGATGAGAACTACAGACAACCTCAGCAAGGAAAAATCGGTATTATATTCGACGCTGAATGGTATGAACCTTTAACTGATTCGGCAGAAGACCGACAGGCTGCAGCAGATTATTTGGATTTTCAG ttGGGGATATACGCAAATCCTATATTTTCATCTACTGGAGACTTCCCATCATCAGTAAAAGAGATGGTTGGAGCCAAAAGCCTAGCTCAAGGTTTCATAAGATCTCGCTTACCAGAGTTATCTGATGAGGAAATAGAGTTTATCAAGGGCAGTGCTGATTACTTCGGCATCAACTTGTACAGCAACATCTATGTGTACAGAAATGCTTCGGTATATACCATGTATAGTTCCCCATCTTCGGACGATGACGCTGGTGTTGGTCAAGTCACGGATAATTCGTGGTCAGATTCCGGATATACAGATGGAAATACG CAAGTCCCCTGCTCTTTCTACAAATTGCTGATGAAAATTAAGGAACTTTACAACGATCCTATAATACTGATCACTGAAAACGGTTTGTCTACTGATGGTGGATTAGATGACTATGATAGGCTCGCTTATATCAGAGGTTATCTGAATGGTGTAGTTGATGCTATAGAAGACGGCTGTAATGTCCTCACGTATGCTGTTTGGAGtttattcgataatttcgaatGGAGCCAAGGATATAC TCGAAAGTACGGATTATTCGAAGTGGACTTCACAAGCCCGAATCGCACGAGAACTGCCAGGGAATCCGCCCTCTTTTACAGATACGTGGCTACCACAAGAATTCTAGATAGAAATACCATCCGGTGTGGACTTCACACAAATTTATAA
- the LOC121737572 gene encoding myrosinase 1-like, with product MQVYILLCFLGAVTCQQGRQFPEGFLFGASSSAYQYEGAWNEDGRGPSIWDVAIHNKQSVITDRSTADIATNLYHNYKNDIKLMTEVGLDFFRFSISWSRILPTGFANKINQAGIDYYSNFIDELIKNDITPFATIYHWDLPEKMQEMGGWTNPAIVDFFLDYAKIIFDNFGERVKFWVTINEPEPVCNNGYGTGIHAPFLNLSGIGEYMCAKNVLLAHARTYELYQKKYKYQNGKIGITLMSEWLEPYNSSAAEDRQAAYDMLLFNLGIFADPIFSKTGDFPQIVKKMVAEKSLKQGFPRSRLPTLSEDEVELIRGSADFMGLNIYSSNLVYRNESVRGMYPVPSFKDDAGVGITVARSWPRSNFERIQFVPWGATKILMKVKELYDNPTVYVTENGWPNNGGFDDEDRVHFLASYLNSIMEAVNRGCDVRGYSVWTLMDCFEWINGYTLKFGLYQVDYSSPNLTRTARKSAEFYKNITTTRYLLRDYDYNERDVVVNI from the exons ATGCAGGTGTACATTTTATTGTG TTTCCTTGGAGCAGTGACATGTCAGCAAGGCCGGCAGTTTCCTGAGGGCTTCCTATTCGGAGCTTCCTCTTCAGCATACCAGTATGAAGGTGCTTGGAATGAGGATG GAAGGGGACCATCCATATGGGACGTAGCTATTCACAATAAACAATCAGTTATTACAGACCGCAGCACAGCAGATATTGCTACGAACCTTTACCACAACTACAAGAACGATATAAAACTAATGACAGAAGTCGGCTTAGACTTCTTCAGATTCTCCATCTCTTGGTCCAGAATTTTACCCACCGGTTTCGCGAATAAAATCAACCAAGCTGGTATAGATTATTACAGTAACTTCATCGATGAGCTCATAAAGAATGATATAACTCCCTTCGCCACAATCTACCATTGGGATCTTCCAGAGAAAATGCAGGAAATGGGTGGCTGGACGAACCCAGCTATAGTCGACTTCTTCTTGGACTATGCTAAGATAATTTTCGACAATTTTGGCGAGAGAGTCAAGTTCTGGGTGACGATTAATGAGCCAGAACCTGTGTGCAACAACGGATACGGTACGGGAATACATGCGCCATTCTTGAACCTCTCAGGAATCGGTGAATATATGTGCGCAAAGAATGTCTTGCTTGCTCATGCTCGCACGTATGAGTTGTACCAGAAGAAATATAAGTACCAGAACGGAAAAATAGGTATAACGCTGATGTCTGAATGGCTTGAGCCGTATAATTCTAGTGCTGCCGAAGATAGGCAAGCGGCTTATGATATGCTCCTTTTTAAT ctAGGCATATTCGCGGATCCAATATTCTCCAAAACTGGTGACTTTCCACAAATAGTGAAGAAGATGGTCGCTGAAAAGTCCTTGAAGCAGGGATTCCCAAGGTCTCGTCTGCCCACCTTGTCTGAGGATGAAGTGGAGCTGATCAGAGGTAGTGCTGACTTCATGGGTCTGAATATCTACTCCAGTAATCTGGTGTACAGAAACGAGTCAGTCAGGGGAATGTATCCGGTGCCTTCCTTTAAAGATGACGCTGGTGTCGGGATTACTGTAGCTCGTTCCTGGCCAAGGTCAAACTTTGAAAGAATTCAG TTCGTACCTTGGGGTGCTACCAAAATACTTATGAAAGTGAAAGAGTTGTACGACAATCCGACTGTGTACGTCACAGAAAACGGCTGGCCCAACAATGGGGGTTTTGATGATGAAGACAGGGTGCATTTCCTGGCCAGCTACCTGAATTCCATCATGGAGGCAGTGAATCGAGGGTGTGATGTGAGAGGATACAGTGTTTGGACCCTCATGGACTGCTTTGAATGGATCAATGGATACAC CCTAAAGTTTGGATTGTACCAAGTTGACTATTCGAGCCCGAATCTTACCAGAACTGCAAGAAAATCTGCAGAATTCTACAAGAATATCACCACCACAAGATATCTATTGAGAGATTATGATTATAATGAACGTGATGttgtagtaaatatttaa